In the genome of Primulina eburnea isolate SZY01 unplaced genomic scaffold, ASM2296580v1 ctg142_ERROPOS2300000, whole genome shotgun sequence, one region contains:
- the LOC140820771 gene encoding cytochrome P450 89A2-like — translation MEVWFVIVVALCISALVSSFLNLFKKKLPPGPPSLPLLVYLIWLRRPISESEFILRRLKARYGPIMTLTIGHQKLVFVGSHSLAHRALIQHGSVFSDRPTPRATSKILNRNQKLISDAGYGTTWRLLRRNITHGILHPARVKSYSSSRRWVLSIIINRLVDTSKFESSVRLIDHFQYAMFCLLALMCFGDKLQEKQIKEIESVQRRLLKASVGENLASVAFILNFWPRLGKILFHNCWKELMRLRLEQEQVLIPLIKSRIRAKQQSLSNHQEVEEAVLAYVDTLVDLQLPEENRKLDESEMVSLCSEFLSAGTETTSTALQWIMANLVKYPHIQSKLFDEIIGVVGSRKCSQQQQIVEEADAQKMPYLKAVVLEALRRHPPAHLVLPHRVTEDIELDGYVIPREATVNFMVADMGLDPKVWEDPMEFKPERFLPTSSGEAFDITGSREIKMMPFGAGRRICPGLTLALLHLEYFVANLIWNFEWIPVEGDEVDLTEKQEFTTVMKNPLRARIIPRI, via the coding sequence ATGGAGGTCTGGTTTGTGATCGTCGTTGCTCTGTGTATCTCAGCCTTGGTGAGCTCCTTCTTGAATCTTTTCAAGAAAAAACTGCCGCCGGGGCCACCAAGTTTGCCTTTGTTGGTCTATTTGATATGGCTCCGCCGCCCTATTTCAGAGTCGGAATTCATCCTCCGCCGCCTCAAGGCCCGATATGGTCCCATCATGACGTTGACCATCGGTCATCAGAAGCTCGTTTTCGTCGGAAGCCACTCCCTGGCCCACCGTGCCCTTATCCAGCACGGTTCTGTCTTCTCTGACCGGCCAACTCCTCGGGCCACCAGCAAGATTTTGAACAGAAACCAGAAGTTGATTAGTGACGCCGGGTACGGCACAACCTGGCGCCTCCTCCGCCGCAACATCACTCATGGGATCCTACATCCGGCCCGGGTTAAGTCCTACTCGAGTTCCCGCAGATGGGTTCTTTCGATTATAATTAATCGTCTCGTTGATACGTCCAAGTTCGAATCTTCGGTGAGACTTATTGATCACTTCCAGTACGCCATGTTCTGTCTGCTGGCGCTCATGTGCTTTGGGGACAAGCTCCAGGAGAAGCAAATCAAGGAAATTGAATCGGTGCAACGCCGGTTGCTTAAAGCCTCTGTTGGGGAAAATCTGGCCTCGGTTGCTTTCATCCTCAACTTCTGGCCTCGGTTGGGGAAAATCTTGTTCCACAATTGCTGGAAGGAACTCATGCGACTGCGTCTAGAACAGGAGCAAGTGCTGATTCCTCTCATTAAGTCTCGCATCCGAGCCAAACAACAGTCTCTCTCTAACCATCAAGAAGTTGAAGAAGCAGTGTTAGCATATGTGGACACACTGGTTGATTTGCAACTTCCCGAAGAAAACAGGAAACTGGATGAATCAGAAATGGTGAGCCTATGCAGCGAATTTCTTTCCGCTGGCACGGAAACCACATCCACGGCGCTGCAATGGATAATGGCTAATCTTGTCAAGTATCCTCACATCCAATCCAAGCTTTTCGATGAGATAATCGGCGTCGTGGGCTCGCGGAAATGCAGCCAACAGCAGCAGATAGTGGAGGAAGCGGATGCACAGAAAATGCCATACCTGAAAGCAGTTGTGTTAGAAGCCTTGCGGCGACACCCACCGGCTCATTTAGTCTTGCCACACAGGGTGACAGAGGACATCGAATTGGATGGTTACGTGATCCCTCGTGAGGCCACAGTTAATTTTATGGTGGCTGATATGGGTTTGGACCCTAAGGTGTGGGAGGATCCGATGGAATTCAAGCCGGAGAGGTTCTTGCCCACAAGTTCTGGAGAGGCTTTCGACATAACCGGGAGCAGAGAGATCAAGATGATGCCATTTGGTGCCGGAAGAAGGATCTGTCCAGGCCTTACATTGGCACTCCTGCATTTGGAATATTTTGTGGCCAATCTGATTTGGAACTTCGAGTGGATTCCCGTCGAAGGTGACGAAGTAGATCTTACCGAGAAACAAGAATTCACCACTGTCATGAAGAATCCGCTTCGAGCTCGGATCATTCCTAGAATCTGA
- the LOC140820767 gene encoding cytochrome P450 89A2-like translates to MEVWFIVIVSLCISAIVSCFFNLFKKNLPPGPPSLPLVGNLMWLRHPISELESVLRRFKTRYGPLMTITIGPRKLIFVGSHSLAHRALIQHGAVFSDRPSPPATSKILNRTRIVINSAPYGPTWRLLRRNLMHEILHPARIRSYSRSRQWVLSVLINRLVDASKSESYVTLIDHFQYAMFSLLALMCFGDKLHETQIKELESAQRGFLLSLRRFQVLNFWPRLGKILFRNRWKELLQLRLEQEKVLAPLIRSRIQAKQQRISNHQEDDEAVTAYVDTLVGLQLPEENRKLDEFEMVSLCSEFLNAGTDTTYAALQWTMANLVKYPHIQAKLYDEIVSVVGSPKSSQREMIEEEDAQKMPYLKAVVLEALRRHPPAHFVLPHRVTEDIELDGYVIPREAIVNFMVADMGWDPKVWEDPMEFKPERFLPTSSGEAFDITGSREIKMMPFGAGRRICPGLTLALLHLEYFVANLIWNFEWIPVEGDEVDLTEKQEFTTVMKNPLRARISPRI, encoded by the coding sequence aTGGAGGTCTGGTTCATAGTCATCGTTTCTCTCTGTATCTCAGCCATTGTCAGTTGCTTCTTCAATCTCTTCAAGAAAAACTTGCCGCCAGGACCGCCTAGTTTGCCTCTGGTTGGCAATTTAATGTGGCTGCGCCACCCTATTTCGGAGTTGGAATCCGTCCTCCGCCGCTTCAAGACTCGATATGGCCCCCTCATGACTATCACTATCGGCCCTCGGAAGCTCATTTTCGTCGGAAGCCACTCCCTGGCCCACCGCGCCCTCATACAGCATGGTGCCGTCTTCTCCGACCGACCATCTCCCCCTGCCACCAGCAAGATTCTGAACAGAACCCGGATAGTGATTAATTCGGCCCCTTACGGCCCCACGTGGCGCCTCCTCCGCCGCAACCTAATGCACGAGATCCTCCATCCCGCTCGGATCAGATCCTACTCAAGGTCCCGTCAATGGGTTCTTTCAGTCCTGATCAATCGCTTAGTCGATGCATCCAAATCGGAGTCTTATGTCACACTGATCGATCATTTCCAGTACGCCATGTTCTCTCTGCTGGCGCTCATGTGCTTCGGAGACAAGCTCCACGAGACCCAAATCAAGGAACTTGAATCTGCTCAACGTGGATTCCTTCTTAGTCTCAGAAGATTCCAGGTCCTCAACTTTTGGCCTCGATTGGGGAAAATCCTGTTCCGCAATCGCTGGAAGGAACTTCTACAACTGCGCCTAGAACAGGAGAAAGTATTGGCTCCTCTCATTAGGTCCCGCATCCAAGCCAAACAACAGAGGATCTCTAATCATCAAGAAGACGATGAAGCAGTGACAGCATATGTGGACACATTGGTTGGTTTGCAGCTTCCCGAAGAAAACAGGAAACTGGATGAATTTGAAATGGTGAGCCTGTGCAGCGAATTTCTCAACGCGGGCACGGATACCACATACGCGGCGCTGCAATGGACAATGGCTAATCTTGTCAAATACCCCCACATCCAAGCCAAGCTTTACGACGAGATAGTCAGCGTGGTGGGATCACCGAAAAGCAGCCAGCGGGAAATGATTGAGGAAGAGGATGCACAGAAAATGCCATACCTGAAAGCCGTAGTATTAGAAGCCTTGCGGCGACACCCACCGGCTCATTTCGTCTTGCCGCACAGGGTGACAGAGGACATCGAGTTGGATGGTTACGTGATCCCTCGTGAGGCCATAGTTAATTTTATGGTGGCTGATATGGGTTGGGACCCTAAGGTGTGGGAGGATCCGATGGAATTCAAGCCGGAGAGATTCTTGCCCACAAGTTCTGGAGAGGCTTTCGACATAACCGGGAGCAGAGAGATCAAGATGATGCCATTTGGTGCGGGAAGGAGGATCTGTCCAGGCCTTACATTGGCACTCCTGCATTTGGAATATTTTGTGGCCAATCTGATTTGGAACTTCGAGTGGATTCCTGTCGAAGGTGACGAAGTAGATCTTACCGAGAAACAAGAATTCACCACTGTCATGAAGAATCCACTGCGTGCTCGAATATCTCccagaatctga